A stretch of the Cheilinus undulatus linkage group 11, ASM1832078v1, whole genome shotgun sequence genome encodes the following:
- the npbwr2b gene encoding neuropeptides B/W receptor type 2b codes for MSSETFCTSTLEQNMSSPPLCNDSVDFYALGSGNHSILNCTEPYFYADLYVILPVIYTVICAVGLTGNTAVIYVILKAPKMKTVTNMFILNLAIADDLFTLVLPINIAEHLLHYWPFGEVLCKVILSIDHYNIFSSIYFLTVMSIDRYLVVLATVRSKRMPYRTYRAAKIISFCVWILVILIVMPFTVFASVYIDPNDGRKSCVLSFPSPESMWFKASRIYTLILGFAIPVSTICILYTMMLYKLRNMRLNSNAKALDKAKKRVTIMVFIVLAVCLFCWTPFHLSTIVALTTDLTTTPLLIGISYFITSLSYANSCLNPFLYAFLDDSFRKAFKKMLECRPA; via the exons ATGAGCTCAGAGACCTTCTGCACCTCCACATTAGAAC AGAACATGTCGTCTCCACCTCTCTGCAACGACTCTGTGGACTTCTACGCCCTGGGGTCAGGGAACCACAGCATCCTGAACTGCACTGAGCCTTACTTCTACGCTGACCTGTACGTGATTTTACCCGTCATTTACACCGTTATCTGTGCGGTGGGACTGACTGGGAACACGGCCGTCATCTACGTGATCCTCAAAGCTCCAAAGATGAAAACAGTCACCAACATGTTCATCCTGAACCTGGCCATCGCTGATGATCTCTTCACTCTGGTTCTGCCCATCAACATAGCAGAACACTTGCTGCACTACTGGCCTTTTGGTGAGGTTTTGTGCAAAGTCATCCTCAGCATAGACCACTACAACATCTTCTCCAGCATCTATTTCCTGACAGTCATGAGCATCGACCGCTACCTGGTGGTTTTGGCCACAGTCAGGTCAAAGCGCATGCCTTACCGCACCTACAGAGCCGCCAAAATCATCTCCTTCTGCGTCTGGATCCTTGTCATCCTCATCGTCATGCCGTTCACCGTCTTCGCCAGTGTCTACATCGACCCCAACGACGGCAGAAAAAGCTGCGTGCTCAGCTTCCCCAGTCCTGAGAGTATGTGGTTCAAAGCCAGCCGGATCTACACTCTCATCCTGGGCTTCGCCATCCCCGTCTCCACCATCTGCATCCTGTACACCATGATGCTCTACAAGCTGAGGAACATGCGGCTCAACAGCAACGCCAAGGCGCTGGACAAGGCCAAGAAGAGAGTCACCATCATGGTGTTCAtcgtcttggctgtgtgcttgtTCTGCTGGACACCGTTCCACCTCAGCACCATCGTGGCCCTGACCACGGACCTGACGACCACGCCGCTGCTCATCGGGATCTCCTACTTCATCACCAGCCTGAGCTACGCCAACTCCTGCCTCAACCCGTTCCTCTACGCCTTCCTGGATGACAGCTTCAGGAAGGCCTTCAAGAAGATGCTGGAGTGTAGGCCGGCGTGA